A region from the Panicum hallii strain FIL2 chromosome 1, PHallii_v3.1, whole genome shotgun sequence genome encodes:
- the LOC112901352 gene encoding vesicle-associated protein 1-3-like, protein MSSTLLRVCPSDLKMAFELKKQNSACLELVNKTDQCVAFKVKTTNPRKYAVRPASGVVPPRGSFGISIVMQAPKEIPPDYHCKDKFLVQSIVVEEGTAPKDIVPDMFSKAPGKLVEEFKLRVIYVPANPPSPVPEEAEEEDSLDSDVDHEVEPPSTSNSTSGHGHASRSQTSHNEDVSLVSKSGDQESRYAEENKKIQKELELLRKTKPSPGGFSATFVLLIFSLSFLLGYLMLGSRA, encoded by the exons ATGAGTAGCACGCTGCTTCGAGTCTGCCCTTCCGACCTGAAGATGGCAT TCGAGCTCAAGAAGCAGAACTCAGCATGTCTGGAGCTCGTCAACAAGACCGATCAGTGCGTGGCTTTCAAG GTGAAGACGACGAACCCTAGGAAGTACGCCGTGCGGCCTGCCTCCGGTGTCGTGCCGCCCAGGGGATCGTTCGGCATCTCAA TTGTGATGCAAGCGCCCAAGGAGATTCCCCCGGACTACCACTGCAAGGACAAGTTCCTCGTTCAGAGTATCGTTGTGGAGGAGGGGACGGCGCCGAAGGACATTGTCCCTGACATG TTCAGTAAAGCACCAGGTAAGTTGGTCGAGGAGTTTAAGTTGAGGGTGATCTACGTCCCTGCCAATCCTCCATCGCCTGTgccggaggaagcagaggaagaggatTCCCTTGATTCAGACGTGGACCATGAAGTGGAACCACCATCGACGTCCAATTCT ACATCAGGGCATGGACATGCATCTAGATCCCAAACTTCACATAACGAG GACGTCTCTTTGGTATCCAAGTCAGGAGACCAGGAAAGTAGATATGCAGAGGAAAACAAGAAGATTCAGAAAGAGCTG GAACTCCTCCGGAAAACAAAGCCGTCTCCCGGGGGCTTCTCGGCCACGTTTGTGCTGCTGATCTTCTCGTTATCTTTCCTTCTTGGATACCTGATGTTGGGAAGCAGAGCTTAA
- the LOC112894602 gene encoding 14 kDa proline-rich protein DC2.15-like, whose product MASKAFLLVALNLLLFAVANACGGGCPTPTPPTPTPPTPTPSSKGKCPKNALKLAACANVAGLVSAKVGQPPAEPCCSLLGGLADLEAAACLCTAIKANVLGINLDIPVKLSLIVNYCGKNLPSGFICA is encoded by the coding sequence ATGGCATCCAAGGCCTTCCTCCTCGTTGCCCTCAACCTGCTCCTCTTCGCGGTGGCCAAcgcctgcggcggcggctgcccGACGCCGACGCCACCAACGCCGACGCCACCAACGCCAACACCGTCGAGCAAAGGCAAGTGCCCCAAGAACGCCCTCAAGCTCGCGGCGTGCGCCAACGTGGCCGGCCTCGTGAGCGCCAAGGTCGGGCAGCCGCCCGCCGAGCCGTGCTGCAGCCTCCTCGGCGGCCTCGCCGACCTCGAGGCCGCCGCCTGCCTCTGCACCGCCATCAAGGCCAACGTGCTCGGCATCAACCTCGACATCCCTGTCAAGCTCAGCCTCATTGTCAACTACTGTGGCAAGAACCTCCCCAGCGGTTTCATATGCGCTTGA